A genomic stretch from Pseudomonas sp. MUP55 includes:
- a CDS encoding SMP-30/gluconolactonase/LRE family protein, with amino-acid sequence MSAELIVDARNAVGECPVWVPEENALYWVDIPNGRLQRWDSATGLVATWQAPEMLACIARTDTGNWVAGMETGFFHLTPHSDGSLDTTLLAGVEHPRADMRFNDGRCDRQGRFWAGSMVLDMSQNATEGSLYRFASGAAPHAELGGFITLNGLAFSPDGRTMYASDSHPLVQQIWAFDYDIDSGTPSNRRVFVDMHNYLGRPDGAAVDADGCYWICANDAGLVHRFTPDGRLDQSLPVPVKKPTMCAFGGSRLDTLYVTSIRDDGSEHSLSGGVFALNPGVQGLPEPSFIL; translated from the coding sequence AATGCCCGGTGTGGGTGCCCGAAGAAAACGCGCTGTACTGGGTGGACATCCCCAACGGTCGCTTGCAGCGCTGGGACTCGGCCACCGGCCTCGTCGCAACGTGGCAAGCCCCCGAGATGCTCGCCTGCATTGCGCGCACCGACACAGGCAATTGGGTGGCCGGCATGGAAACCGGCTTTTTCCACCTCACCCCCCACAGCGATGGCAGCCTCGATACCACGCTATTGGCCGGCGTCGAACATCCACGCGCCGACATGCGCTTCAACGACGGCCGCTGTGACCGCCAAGGCCGTTTCTGGGCCGGCAGCATGGTGCTGGACATGAGCCAGAATGCCACCGAAGGCAGCCTTTATCGCTTCGCGTCAGGCGCTGCGCCCCATGCCGAGCTGGGCGGGTTCATCACCCTCAACGGCCTGGCGTTCAGCCCCGATGGCCGCACGATGTACGCTTCGGATTCACACCCGCTGGTGCAGCAAATCTGGGCCTTCGACTACGACATCGACAGCGGCACGCCGTCCAACCGCCGTGTGTTCGTGGACATGCACAACTACCTCGGTCGGCCCGACGGCGCAGCCGTGGACGCCGACGGCTGCTACTGGATCTGCGCCAACGATGCCGGCCTGGTTCACCGCTTCACCCCGGACGGTCGCCTCGACCAGTCGCTGCCCGTTCCGGTGAAAAAACCCACCATGTGCGCCTTTGGCGGCAGCCGCCTGGACACCTTGTATGTCACTTCGATCCGTGACGACGGGAGTGAACACTCGCTGTCCGGCGGCGTGTTCGCCCTCAACCCCGGCGTCCAGGGACTGCCCGAACCCAGTTTCATCCTCTAG
- a CDS encoding TRAP transporter substrate-binding protein → MDFKRTLLAATLVALSSAAHALEIKFADIHPAGYPTVVAEENMGKALTKESNGELTFKYFPGGVLGSEKEVVEQAQVGAVQMTRVSLGIVGPVVPDVNVFNLPFVFRDQAHMRKVIDGEIGDEILAKITDSEFGLVALAWMDGGTRNLYTKKPVRKIEDLKGMKIRVQGNPLFIDAFNAMGANGIAMDTGEIFSALQTGVIDGAENNPPTLLEHNHFQNAKYYTLTEHLILPEPIVMSKITWNKLTPAQQDMVRKAAKAAQADERVLWDAKSASSEEKLKKAGVEFITVDKKPFYDATAQVRAKYGAPYADIIKRIDAVQ, encoded by the coding sequence ATGGACTTCAAACGCACCTTGCTCGCTGCAACACTTGTCGCCCTCAGCAGCGCCGCCCACGCGCTGGAAATCAAGTTCGCCGACATTCACCCCGCCGGCTACCCCACCGTCGTCGCCGAAGAAAACATGGGCAAGGCCCTGACCAAGGAAAGCAACGGCGAACTGACCTTCAAATACTTCCCAGGTGGCGTGCTGGGCTCGGAAAAGGAAGTGGTGGAACAGGCCCAGGTCGGCGCCGTGCAGATGACCCGCGTCAGCCTCGGCATCGTCGGCCCGGTGGTGCCGGACGTCAACGTGTTCAACCTGCCGTTCGTGTTCCGCGACCAGGCGCACATGCGCAAGGTCATCGACGGCGAGATTGGTGACGAGATCCTCGCCAAGATCACCGATTCCGAATTCGGGCTGGTTGCCCTGGCCTGGATGGACGGCGGCACGCGTAACCTCTACACCAAAAAACCGGTGCGCAAGATCGAAGACCTCAAGGGCATGAAAATTCGCGTGCAGGGTAACCCGCTGTTCATCGACGCCTTCAATGCAATGGGCGCCAACGGCATCGCCATGGACACCGGCGAGATCTTCAGTGCCCTGCAGACCGGCGTGATCGACGGCGCGGAAAACAACCCGCCGACGCTGCTCGAGCACAACCATTTCCAGAACGCCAAGTACTACACCCTCACCGAGCATTTGATCCTGCCCGAGCCCATCGTGATGTCGAAGATCACCTGGAACAAACTCACCCCCGCGCAGCAGGACATGGTCAGGAAAGCCGCCAAGGCCGCCCAGGCTGATGAACGCGTACTGTGGGACGCCAAGTCCGCCAGCAGCGAAGAGAAACTCAAGAAGGCCGGCGTCGAGTTCATCACCGTCGACAAAAAGCCCTTCTATGACGCCACCGCCCAGGTTCGCGCCAAGTACGGTGCGCCTTACGCCGACATCATCAAGCGTATCGACGCCGTTCAATAA
- a CDS encoding TRAP transporter small permease: MKNLVLRINDRIYMTCIWVAGLSVLGVALIIPWGIFARYILGTGSSWPEPTAILLMLVFTFIGAAASYRAGAHMSVAMITDRLPPAQRRIAGIVSQLLMGTICLFMTIWGAKLCLSTWNQFMSAIPTLRVGITYMPIPIGGVLTLVFVVEKLLLGDQSNRRVVRFDLVEESEGAV, encoded by the coding sequence ATGAAGAATCTGGTGCTGCGCATCAATGACCGCATTTACATGACCTGTATCTGGGTCGCCGGCCTCTCGGTACTCGGGGTCGCACTGATCATTCCCTGGGGCATTTTTGCCCGCTACATCCTCGGCACCGGCTCAAGCTGGCCGGAGCCCACCGCCATCCTGCTGATGCTGGTCTTCACCTTCATCGGCGCCGCCGCCAGCTACCGCGCGGGTGCGCATATGTCGGTAGCGATGATCACCGACCGCTTGCCCCCCGCCCAACGCCGCATTGCCGGCATTGTTTCCCAACTGCTGATGGGCACCATCTGTCTGTTCATGACGATCTGGGGCGCCAAGCTGTGCTTGTCCACCTGGAACCAGTTCATGAGCGCCATCCCTACGCTGCGGGTGGGCATCACCTACATGCCGATCCCGATTGGCGGCGTGCTGACCTTGGTATTCGTGGTGGAAAAACTGCTGCTGGGCGACCAGAGCAACCGGCGCGTGGTGCGCTTCGATCTGGTTGAAGAAAGCGAAGGGGCCGTCTGA
- a CDS encoding TRAP transporter large permease, producing the protein MDALILLGSFIALILIGMPVAYALGLSALIGAWWIDIPFQALMIQVAGGVNKFSLMAIPFFVLAGAIMAEGGMSRRLVAFAGVLVGFVRGGLSLVNIMASTFFGAISGSSVADTASVGSVLIPEMERRGYPREFATAVTVSGSVQALLTPPSHNSVLYSLAAGGTVSIASLFMAGVVPGLLMSACLMVLCLIFAKKRDYPKGEVIPLKQALKIAADALWGLMAMVIILGGILSGIFTATESAAIAVLWAFFVTMFIYRDYKWRELPKLMHRTVRTISIVMILIAFAASFGYIMTLMQIPAKITTLFLTLSDNRYVILMCINVMLLLLGTVMDMAPLILILTPILMPVILGIGVDPVHFGMIMLVNLGIGLITPPVGAVLFVGAAVGKVSIEKTVKALLPFYAVLFLVLIAVTYIPALSLWLPSVVL; encoded by the coding sequence ATGGACGCATTGATTCTGTTGGGCAGTTTTATCGCCTTGATCCTGATCGGCATGCCGGTGGCCTACGCCCTGGGCTTGTCGGCGCTGATCGGTGCGTGGTGGATCGACATTCCGTTCCAGGCCCTGATGATCCAGGTGGCGGGTGGGGTGAACAAGTTTTCGCTGATGGCGATTCCGTTCTTCGTGCTGGCGGGCGCGATCATGGCCGAGGGTGGCATGTCGCGGCGCCTGGTGGCGTTTGCGGGGGTGCTGGTGGGCTTTGTGCGCGGTGGGCTGTCGCTGGTCAACATCATGGCGTCGACGTTTTTCGGCGCAATCTCCGGCTCGTCGGTGGCCGATACCGCGTCGGTCGGTTCGGTGCTGATTCCGGAGATGGAGCGCCGCGGCTATCCACGCGAGTTCGCCACGGCGGTGACGGTCAGTGGCTCGGTGCAGGCGCTGCTGACGCCACCCAGTCATAACTCGGTGCTCTACTCCCTGGCGGCAGGCGGCACGGTATCGATCGCCTCGCTGTTCATGGCCGGCGTGGTGCCGGGCCTGTTGATGAGCGCGTGCCTGATGGTGCTGTGCCTGATCTTCGCGAAAAAGCGCGACTACCCCAAGGGTGAGGTCATTCCCTTGAAGCAGGCGCTGAAGATCGCCGCCGACGCGCTCTGGGGCCTGATGGCCATGGTGATCATCCTCGGCGGCATTCTGTCGGGCATCTTCACCGCCACCGAGTCGGCCGCCATTGCGGTGCTGTGGGCGTTCTTCGTGACCATGTTCATCTACCGCGACTACAAATGGCGCGAGCTGCCCAAGCTGATGCACCGCACGGTGCGCACCATTTCCATCGTGATGATCCTGATCGCCTTCGCGGCCAGCTTTGGCTACATCATGACCCTGATGCAGATCCCGGCGAAGATCACCACGCTGTTCCTGACCCTGTCGGACAACCGCTACGTGATCCTGATGTGCATCAACGTGATGCTGCTGTTGCTCGGCACGGTGATGGACATGGCGCCGCTGATCCTGATCCTCACGCCGATCCTGATGCCGGTGATCCTCGGCATCGGCGTCGACCCGGTGCACTTTGGCATGATCATGCTGGTGAACCTGGGCATCGGCCTGATCACCCCGCCGGTGGGCGCGGTACTGTTCGTGGGCGCGGCAGTGGGCAAGGTCAGCATCGAGAAAACCGTGAAGGCGCTGCTGCCGTTTTATGCGGTGCTGTTCCTGGTGCTTATCGCAGTGACCTACATTCCAGCCTTGTCGCTGTGGTTGCCGAGCGTAGTGCTGTAA
- a CDS encoding aldose 1-epimerase, whose protein sequence is MSLNVVELTDQLTHLVLAPAIGASLVNWTVRATGQPLLRHSDEHAINTGLPGKLGCYPLAPWSNRIAEGGFDTPSGWLALAPNSLTDPLPIHGSAWQQAWQVLSHTADEVLLEMTCDTPFAYRAEQRIRLSGGVLRIELRVTHLAETAAWHGVGLHPYFPRRPGTRLQAKAAQVWLSDTSKLPTGLASVPRDWDFRRPQTLPQGLVDNGFCEWDGYCLIEQPELGYTLECQATGADYFLLYCPPGLEFFCIEPVSHPVNAHHLPGRPGLKLLEQNQSICLDFTLKYSPTVGGGLP, encoded by the coding sequence GTGTCTTTGAACGTCGTTGAGCTTACGGATCAACTCACCCATCTGGTACTCGCCCCCGCCATCGGCGCCAGCCTCGTCAACTGGACGGTGCGCGCCACCGGGCAGCCGTTGCTGCGCCATAGCGACGAACACGCCATCAACACCGGCCTGCCGGGCAAATTGGGCTGTTATCCATTGGCGCCCTGGTCCAACCGGATTGCCGAAGGCGGGTTCGACACGCCCAGTGGCTGGCTCGCACTGGCCCCCAACAGCCTCACCGACCCGCTGCCGATTCACGGCTCGGCCTGGCAACAGGCATGGCAGGTGCTCAGCCACACGGCGGATGAGGTGCTGCTGGAAATGACGTGCGACACGCCGTTCGCCTATCGCGCCGAGCAACGTATCCGCTTGAGCGGTGGGGTTTTGAGGATCGAACTGCGGGTCACGCATCTGGCTGAAACAGCCGCATGGCATGGTGTGGGCCTGCACCCGTACTTTCCGCGCCGGCCGGGTACACGGTTGCAGGCCAAGGCTGCGCAGGTGTGGTTAAGTGATACGTCCAAGCTGCCGACCGGATTGGCGTCGGTGCCGCGGGACTGGGATTTCAGGCGCCCCCAAACGCTGCCGCAAGGCCTGGTGGACAATGGTTTCTGCGAATGGGACGGGTATTGCCTGATCGAACAACCAGAGCTGGGTTACACCCTCGAATGCCAGGCCACCGGCGCCGATTACTTCCTGCTGTACTGCCCTCCAGGGTTGGAGTTTTTCTGCATCGAACCGGTCAGCCATCCGGTGAATGCCCATCACCTGCCAGGCAGGCCGGGCTTGAAGTTGCTGGAACAGAACCAGTCGATTTGCCTCGATTTCACCCTGAAATACAGTCCAACTGTGGGAGGGGGCTTGCCCTAA
- a CDS encoding MFS transporter → MDKYTPHTWQPHERPSLPGSPSTPLHPTHKRWLYALVGVLVAITGGLGNALVIANLQYLQGALGATTAEMAWLPAAYVMTNVCMNLLLVKFRQQFGLRAFTEVFLVLYALVTFGHLFVNDLNSAIAVRAAHGMVGAALSSLGLYYMIQAFPAKWRLKALVLGLGTAQLALPLARLFSEDLLQIAEWRGLYLFELGLALICLGCVFLLKLPPGDRFKTFEKLDFLTFAILATGVALLCAVLSLGRIDWWLEAPWIGIASACSLVLIMAGLAIEHNRANPMLMTRWLGSGTMIRLALAVILIRMVLSEQSTGAVGFMQMLNMSYQQMHTLYVVMLAGAIAGLVVSALTINPAHLLMPLVISLALMATGSVMDSFSSNLTRPQNLYISQFLLGFGGTFFLGPTMVLGTKNVLTNPRNLVSFSVMFGICQNLGGLIGAALLGTFQIVREKYHSSMITEHLTLLDPLVAARVQSGGSAYGGVVADPQLRNLMGIRSLATAATREANVMAYNDVFMLIAIIAILTMIWIFVRSLWLMSTTKAATPPVQPVGASS, encoded by the coding sequence ATGGATAAATACACCCCGCACACCTGGCAACCCCACGAGCGGCCGAGCCTGCCGGGCTCGCCGTCGACGCCGTTGCACCCCACCCACAAACGCTGGCTGTATGCGCTGGTCGGCGTATTGGTGGCGATCACCGGCGGGCTGGGCAACGCGCTGGTGATCGCCAACCTGCAATACCTGCAAGGCGCCTTGGGCGCGACCACGGCGGAAATGGCCTGGCTGCCCGCCGCCTATGTCATGACCAACGTGTGCATGAACCTGCTGCTGGTGAAGTTTCGCCAGCAGTTCGGCTTGCGCGCGTTTACCGAAGTGTTCCTGGTGCTGTATGCGCTGGTGACCTTCGGCCATTTGTTCGTCAACGATCTCAACTCGGCCATCGCGGTGCGCGCGGCCCACGGCATGGTGGGCGCGGCGCTGAGTTCGTTGGGCTTGTACTACATGATCCAGGCGTTCCCGGCCAAATGGCGCCTCAAAGCCCTGGTGCTGGGGCTGGGTACGGCGCAGCTGGCGTTGCCCCTGGCGCGGCTGTTTTCCGAGGACTTGCTGCAGATTGCCGAATGGCGTGGCTTGTATTTGTTCGAGCTGGGCCTGGCGTTGATCTGCCTGGGCTGCGTGTTCCTGCTCAAATTGCCGCCCGGCGACCGTTTCAAGACTTTTGAAAAACTCGACTTCCTGACCTTCGCAATCCTCGCCACCGGCGTTGCCTTGCTCTGCGCGGTGTTGTCCCTGGGCCGCATCGACTGGTGGCTGGAGGCGCCCTGGATCGGCATCGCCTCGGCCTGTTCGCTGGTGCTGATCATGGCTGGCCTGGCCATCGAGCATAACCGCGCCAACCCGATGCTGATGACCCGCTGGCTGGGCAGCGGCACCATGATTCGCCTGGCACTGGCGGTGATCCTGATTCGCATGGTGCTGTCGGAACAGTCCACGGGCGCGGTGGGATTCATGCAGATGCTGAACATGAGCTACCAGCAGATGCACACGCTGTACGTGGTGATGCTGGCCGGTGCGATTGCAGGGCTGGTGGTCAGCGCCTTGACGATCAACCCGGCGCACTTGCTGATGCCGCTGGTGATCTCCCTGGCGCTGATGGCGACCGGGTCGGTGATGGACAGTTTTTCCAGTAACCTCACGCGGCCGCAGAACCTGTATATCAGCCAGTTCCTGCTAGGCTTCGGCGGTACCTTCTTTCTCGGGCCGACCATGGTGCTGGGCACCAAGAACGTGTTGACCAACCCGCGCAACCTGGTGAGTTTTTCGGTGATGTTCGGGATTTGCCAGAACCTCGGCGGCCTGATCGGCGCAGCGCTGCTCGGTACCTTCCAGATCGTGCGCGAGAAGTATCACTCCAGCATGATCACCGAGCACCTGACCCTGCTGGACCCCCTTGTTGCGGCGCGGGTGCAGAGCGGCGGTTCGGCCTATGGCGGTGTCGTTGCCGACCCGCAATTGCGCAACCTCATGGGAATCCGCAGCCTGGCCACGGCGGCCACCCGTGAAGCCAACGTGATGGCTTACAACGATGTGTTCATGCTGATCGCGATCATCGCGATCCTGACCATGATCTGGATTTTTGTCCGCAGTCTGTGGCTGATGAGCACCACCAAAGCAGCAACCCCTCCCGTTCAACCTGTCGGCGCCTCTTCATGA
- a CDS encoding sulfite exporter TauE/SafE family protein, with product MLLASVLGVLMGLVMGLTGAGGGILGVPALVLGLGLTMTQAAPVSLLAVGAAAAVGAIDGLRHGLVRYRAALLIALLGALFSPLGVFIAHQLSEPVLMGLFSALMVLVAWRMLRREKIQAGPSDHGAASWAQKNCMLNQQTGRLAWTAKCTATLAALGAVTGAVSGLLGVGGGFLIVPAFKQLTDVQMRGIVATSLMVVSLLSLIGVVGAFHAGVSIEPVGGVFIGASIVGMLAGRRLCSVIPARALQVGFASLCGVVAVGMLLKAAL from the coding sequence ATGCTGCTGGCGAGTGTGTTGGGGGTATTGATGGGCCTGGTCATGGGCCTGACCGGCGCGGGCGGCGGCATCCTTGGGGTGCCGGCATTGGTGTTGGGACTGGGGCTGACGATGACCCAGGCCGCGCCGGTGTCATTGCTCGCGGTGGGCGCGGCGGCGGCGGTGGGCGCGATTGACGGCCTGCGCCACGGCCTGGTGCGTTACCGCGCGGCGTTATTGATCGCGTTGCTGGGCGCGCTGTTTTCGCCGCTGGGGGTGTTCATCGCCCATCAACTGTCGGAGCCGGTGCTGATGGGCCTGTTCAGCGCATTGATGGTGCTGGTGGCCTGGCGCATGCTGCGGCGTGAAAAAATCCAGGCCGGGCCAAGTGACCATGGCGCCGCCTCCTGGGCCCAGAAGAATTGCATGCTCAACCAGCAGACCGGGCGCCTGGCCTGGACGGCCAAATGCACGGCGACCCTGGCGGCGTTGGGTGCGGTCACCGGTGCGGTTTCGGGCCTGCTCGGTGTGGGCGGTGGCTTTCTGATCGTGCCGGCGTTCAAGCAGCTCACCGATGTGCAGATGCGCGGGATCGTCGCGACCTCGTTGATGGTCGTCAGCCTGCTCTCGTTGATCGGCGTGGTGGGGGCGTTTCATGCCGGCGTGAGCATCGAGCCGGTGGGCGGGGTATTTATCGGTGCGAGCATTGTCGGCATGTTGGCCGGGCGTCGCTTGTGCTCGGTGATTCCGGCGCGGGCGTTGCAGGTGGGCTTCGCCAGCCTGTGTGGGGTAGTTGCCGTCGGCATGCTCTTAAAGGCCGCGCTTTAG
- a CDS encoding FAD/NAD(P)-binding oxidoreductase, with translation MTEQHWGPTISGDIVVIGGGSAGIGLLASLLKRDPQLNIILIEPNDFHCYQPAWTLVGGGAYDLQKTRRPLADVLPNGVTWIQAAVSQVLPDEQQLVLDNDQRVSWNHLIVCPGLRLAWEKIEGLPETLGRHGVTSNYSYPHAAYTWQLVQQLKGGKALFTQPAMPIKCAGAPQKAMYLSCDHWLKQGTLNNIDVEFNLAGPALFGVPTFVPPLMKYVEKYNARLAFNANLVKVDGPARTAWFEVKDADGNVTVQEKTFDMLHVVPPQVAPDFIRQSPLADAGGWCEVNPHSLQHLRYPHIFGLGDVCGTSNAKTAAAVRKQIVVVAENLLALRKQAPLPLKYDGYGSCPLTVEKGKVVLAEFGYGGKLLPTFPLDPTRARRSMWFLKATLLPWFYWNGMLKGREWLTRLSKVD, from the coding sequence ATGACCGAACAACACTGGGGACCCACCATCAGTGGCGATATCGTAGTCATCGGCGGCGGCTCGGCAGGCATCGGCCTGCTGGCCAGCCTGCTCAAGCGCGACCCGCAGCTGAACATCATCCTGATCGAACCCAACGATTTTCATTGTTACCAACCCGCCTGGACCTTGGTCGGCGGCGGCGCCTATGACCTGCAGAAGACTCGGCGCCCGTTGGCCGATGTACTGCCCAACGGCGTCACCTGGATCCAGGCCGCCGTCAGCCAAGTGCTGCCCGACGAGCAGCAACTGGTGCTCGACAACGACCAGCGCGTCAGCTGGAACCACTTGATCGTCTGCCCCGGCCTGCGCCTGGCCTGGGAAAAGATCGAGGGCCTGCCAGAAACCCTCGGCCGCCACGGTGTCACTTCCAACTACAGCTACCCGCATGCCGCCTACACCTGGCAACTGGTGCAGCAACTCAAGGGCGGCAAGGCGCTGTTCACCCAGCCGGCCATGCCGATCAAATGCGCCGGCGCGCCGCAGAAGGCCATGTATTTGTCCTGCGATCACTGGCTCAAGCAGGGCACGCTGAACAACATCGACGTTGAGTTCAACCTGGCCGGTCCCGCGCTGTTCGGTGTGCCGACCTTCGTGCCGCCCTTGATGAAATACGTCGAGAAATACAACGCACGCCTGGCCTTCAATGCCAACCTGGTAAAAGTCGATGGCCCGGCGCGCACCGCCTGGTTCGAAGTCAAGGACGCCGACGGCAACGTGACGGTCCAGGAGAAAACCTTCGACATGCTCCACGTCGTGCCGCCACAGGTCGCGCCGGACTTTATCCGCCAAAGCCCGCTGGCCGATGCCGGTGGCTGGTGCGAAGTGAACCCCCACAGCCTGCAGCACCTGCGTTACCCGCACATCTTCGGCCTTGGCGATGTGTGCGGCACCAGTAACGCCAAGACCGCCGCGGCGGTGCGCAAGCAGATCGTGGTGGTTGCCGAGAACCTGCTGGCCCTGCGCAAGCAGGCGCCGCTGCCGCTCAAGTACGACGGCTATGGCTCCTGCCCGTTGACGGTGGAGAAGGGCAAGGTGGTGCTGGCCGAGTTCGGTTACGGCGGCAAGCTGTTGCCGACCTTTCCCCTCGACCCGACCCGGGCGCGCCGCTCGATGTGGTTCCTCAAGGCCACGCTGCTGCCGTGGTTCTACTGGAACGGCATGCTCAAGGGGCGCGAGTGGCTGACCCGCCTGAGCAAGGTGGACTGA
- a CDS encoding ArsR/SmtB family transcription factor, with protein MESTLSEGEVAQLRASASKACSLLKALANEDRLLILCQLTQGERNVGELEALTGVRQPTLSQQLGILRDEGLVATRREGKYIFYGLASHEVIQVMKTLSGLYCGAVIKSWA; from the coding sequence ATGGAATCTACGTTGAGTGAGGGCGAAGTCGCCCAGTTGCGTGCATCGGCGTCCAAGGCCTGTTCCTTGCTCAAGGCGCTGGCCAATGAAGACCGCCTGCTGATCCTGTGCCAGTTGACCCAGGGCGAGCGCAACGTCGGCGAGCTGGAAGCCCTGACCGGCGTACGCCAGCCCACGCTGTCGCAACAGTTGGGCATCCTGCGGGACGAAGGGTTGGTCGCCACCCGTCGGGAAGGCAAATACATTTTCTACGGATTGGCTAGCCACGAAGTGATTCAAGTGATGAAGACCCTGTCCGGCCTGTACTGCGGCGCGGTCATAAAAAGCTGGGCGTGA
- a CDS encoding MBL fold metallo-hydrolase: MPALIQAFLDEASSTYTYVVYEADGGPCAIVDSVLNYDPASGRTGTAQADKVIAFVREHGLEVQWLLETHAHADHLSAAPYLRRTLGGKIAIGESISKVQHVFKHLFNLEPEFRVDGSQFDHLFAPNEIFHIGGLQAQALHVPGHTPADMAYLIDGRLILVGDTLFMPDVGTARCDFPGGDARQLYASMRKLLAFPAETQLYVCHDYPPEGREARCLTTVAAQRAGNIHVHDGVDEATFVAMRTQRDAGLGMPTLLLPAIQVNVRAGNMPPAEENGVTYLKIPLNQL; encoded by the coding sequence ATGCCAGCGTTGATTCAAGCCTTTCTGGACGAGGCATCGTCGACCTATACCTACGTCGTCTATGAAGCGGATGGCGGTCCCTGTGCCATCGTCGACTCGGTGCTCAACTACGACCCGGCTTCCGGGCGCACCGGCACCGCCCAGGCCGACAAGGTGATTGCCTTCGTTCGCGAGCATGGCCTTGAGGTGCAGTGGCTGTTGGAAACCCATGCCCACGCCGACCACCTGTCTGCCGCGCCTTACCTGCGACGCACGCTGGGCGGCAAGATTGCGATTGGCGAGTCCATCAGCAAGGTGCAGCACGTCTTCAAGCACCTGTTCAACCTGGAGCCGGAGTTTCGCGTCGATGGCTCCCAGTTCGACCACCTGTTTGCGCCGAATGAAATCTTTCATATCGGCGGCTTGCAGGCCCAGGCGCTGCATGTACCCGGGCACACACCGGCGGATATGGCCTACCTGATCGATGGCCGCCTGATCCTGGTGGGCGACACCCTGTTCATGCCCGACGTGGGCACCGCGCGCTGCGACTTCCCCGGCGGCGATGCGCGCCAGTTGTATGCGTCGATGCGCAAGTTGCTGGCGTTCCCGGCCGAAACCCAACTGTATGTATGTCATGACTACCCGCCCGAAGGCCGCGAGGCCAGATGCCTGACCACCGTGGCGGCGCAGCGTGCGGGCAATATCCATGTGCATGACGGCGTGGATGAAGCGACGTTCGTGGCGATGCGCACCCAACGCGATGCCGGGCTGGGAATGCCGACGCTGTTGTTGCCGGCGATCCAGGTGAACGTACGGGCGGGGAACATGCCGCCGGCGGAAGAGAACGGAGTGACCTACCTCAAGATCCCCCTCAACCAACTTTGA
- the bkdR gene encoding Bkd operon transcriptional regulator BkdR, with protein MRKLDRTDIGILNALQENARITNADLARSVNLSPTPCFNRVKAMEELGLIREQVTLLDADLLGLHVNVFIHVSLEKQNELALQQFEGAISDRPEVMECYLMAGDPDYLIRVLVPTIQSLERFMMDFLTKVPGVANIRSSFALKQVRYKTALPLPANGISLGS; from the coding sequence ATGCGCAAACTGGACCGTACCGATATCGGCATTCTCAACGCCCTGCAGGAGAACGCCCGCATCACCAACGCCGACCTGGCCCGCTCGGTCAACCTGTCGCCCACGCCGTGCTTCAACCGGGTGAAGGCGATGGAGGAGTTGGGCCTGATTCGCGAGCAGGTCACGCTGCTGGACGCCGACCTGCTGGGGCTGCATGTCAATGTGTTCATCCATGTGAGCCTGGAAAAGCAGAATGAACTGGCGTTGCAGCAGTTCGAAGGGGCGATCTCGGATCGCCCCGAGGTGATGGAGTGCTACCTGATGGCCGGCGACCCGGACTACCTGATTCGGGTGCTGGTGCCGACGATCCAGTCACTGGAGCGCTTCATGATGGATTTCCTGACCAAGGTGCCGGGGGTGGCGAATATCCGCTCCAGCTTTGCGCTCAAGCAGGTGCGCTACAAAACCGCGCTGCCACTGCCGGCCAACGGCATCAGCCTCGGTTCCTGA